The stretch of DNA TCGATGGCACACAGTGTGAGCGGTTTTCACGATACACCCTTTGCCCTGCATCAGGAAAGTACTCATAACGCTCTGTAAGATTACTGTTTCTCTGTAGCACTGTGCCACGCTTTAGCTCCCTGGACACTGTTGTGTGGTCACAGCCTATCTTCGCTCCAATCTGCCTAGTAGAGAGCCCTGATTCGTGGTAAGCAGCGATCATGCCTCTTTGATCCAATGTCAAGTGTTTGAATTCCCGTGGGATTGTGGTATGCTGTGAGTGTGCCATAGTCCAAACCTCCGTATTTTGATTGTTGGTCGTACATCAATCATACACGGTATTGGGCTGTGGCGCATTTTTATTTTGCAATGTTACCACTGGTGCATCTCATTTTACAATGAAGCTGAATTGTACCCGCTATGCTTCTTTAGGTGCAAGTATTTTTTCTTATCACAGCAACTACAGCGCTTTTGGTTTGTTCAACATTTATATTCAGCCGCCCTAATTCAACCTCCGCTTCCAACCAGGGGGGAACGTGGTGACAGGTGACGCGCAGTTCGTAAAATTCACCTTTTTGTATAAACGGCCGGAGAACCTGTTTTGATGTAATCCCATCATTGCTTTTCTGAATTTCAATCAGATCCAGGGAAAAACGGCCCTCCCCCATGGGTTGTGGAACCAGTGCCACATCTTCTGTAACCGCTTTTTCTTTGGCCTGTTCTTCCTCCCGTTCTAAAACCAGGTCTAAAAACTGTCTGGGTTGCCCGGTAAATTCCCAGATGGTGCAACCTGCTTTTTCCAGGGAGAAGTAAGGGATCCCTACAACCGATGCTGCCAGAAACAGTTTACAGTCACCAAGATATTCAACAATTTTATCCATCTTCTGACGAAGTTCCGGCATGCCTGAAGCTTTATTAAGATTAACGGTCATAGACTTAATGACCTGCCATTCACCCAGATGTTTGCGGAATACATAAAGGGTTCCGGGCTTATCCATACCTGTTGTTTTGCCGTCCACGTCGCAATAAACGGCAATTTCCTTACTCATTTTGCCACCTCCTTTACTCTGGGGACATAAGCCGCTCCACAGGATTCCCACCTTCAATATGCTCTTCAATGATTTCTTCCACATTATCGGGGGAAACGGAGAAGTACCAGATATTTTCCGGATAGACGATGACGATGGGCCCTTTCTCGCAGAAACCCAGGCAGCCTGTGTTGGTCACAAACACTTCTCCTCCCAGGCCGCGGTCATTAATCTCTTCCAGTAAGGTCTCCATAATAGCGAAGGCATCTTTACTGTGGCAAAAACCTTTTTGCTGCCCGTTAGGGCGGGAACTGGTACAGACAAAAATATGGTGTGTAGGCTTTATCATGAAGCATCCTCCATTCAGGCACTTTCTTTTTCGGCTAACTCTTTCATGGTAAACAATAAACCGTTATTTACTTTATCACAGTTTTCCACCGGGAGAATTCCCTGTTCCAGCAGGCGTTTTTGTGCATGATACCCAATTCGCAGGGTCAATACTGCATCACAGTCCGCCAGCGATTGAATAATTATTTCCCGCCGCTCCTCTTCTTCGCCGCACTCTTCAACGCCAAGACAATATTGCTCTACGCCGCGTTTTTCCAGTAGCGTAAACCCGTCAGGGCCGCACCGGTAAATGTGAAACTCAGTAGCATGACCGAAATGGAGATCTACCCGTTTTCCGTATTTGGACGCCACAGCAATCTTATACGTTTCACTCACGTCAGGCTTTTTTGGGTAAGGCTCGCTTCTGCTGAATTCAGCGGACCGGTCTTCATGGAGCAAGCCAATGGCATCGGCACGGCATTGCTGGCAGTGGCGCATTTGGGGTAGATCCGTTTCACAAAGTTGGCGCATTTTTTCCAGGTCTTTATTACTGGTCTGTTCATGGTGAGCGAAAACACTGCCTGGTGCCGGAATAAGCGGCATAATATTGGTGATGCTTGCCCCCAGTTCTTTCACCGTTTTAACCACGTCCTGAATATGATTATCGTTAACGCCCTTAATCATCACAATGTTCACCTTTACCAGCACGCCATGGGCAGAAAGGATTTTTATCCCTGTTAACTGATTGTTGATTAGCAGTTCCGCTCCTTCTTTTCCGGTAAGTGTTTCATCTTTGTAGCGCACATGTCTATAAATAAGCGCACCGATCTTTGGATCAATGCTGTTAACGGTGACGGTGACATGTTTAACGCCCAGCGCTAAAAGTTCCGGTGCCAGTTCAGGCAACAAGAGACCATTAGTGGAGAGACAGATAATTGTATCTTCATCCCGGGCTTTAATCAGTTCAATTGATTTTCTGGTTTTTTCCCAATCGGCCAGGGAGTCTCCGGGGCCGGCAATTCCCACCACAGACAGGTTGGGAATTTCTTTCTTTACCAAACTGAATTTATCCAGGGCCGCCTGAGGTGTGAGAATTTCACTGGTGACCCCGGGCCGGCTTTCATTGACACAATCAAAACGACGATTGCAGTAGTTGCAAGCCAAATTGCACCTGGGTGCCACCGGAATATGCATGCGGGCATATTTCTTGTGGCCTGCGAAGGAATAACAGGGATGTCTCTGGGTTTCTGCAGAAAGCTCCTTTTCCGCTGAACAGGCACTCTGACATTTCATGGGGTCCACCTCCCTTTTTATTTATGTGTTTTGCCGATAAAATGAATCATACATGCTCTGCCTGTAACGGCTCAGTTTCTGTTCCAACAACGTATTGGTGACCAAATCAAGCAGGTTCAGCGCTCCCGCATAACCCACTGTAAGTATTCGCTGCCCTCCTTTACGGTCATGAACGGGAAAGCCCACTCTGATCAGAGGTATGCTGCTTTTTTCCGTTAGCACTTTGCCGTCTGAATTTCCCAGAGCTATATTGGCTTCCTTTTCCAGGGCAAATTCCTGAATCGTGGAGAAGTCTGCTCCGGTAAGGATGGCCGTATCCGTATCAGCCGGTAGGTATAATTGCAAAAGCTCTTTAAGTTTATTGGCCTTACTGCCGGTTGCAACCACCACCGGTGTCGTTCCCATTTCATGGCAGGCTCTGGCCAGAACATAAACATTTTCCGGTTCACCAAATACGGCAGCCCGGCCCTGGTAGGTGATTTTATGCGCATCCACCATGGCATCCACCAGCCGCCCTCGTTCCTGTTGCAACTGTTGGGGAACGGGGACATCTGAGATTTCGCTTAGTAGCTGTAAAAACTGATCGGTACACTCAATTCCCACCGGAGTCGGCACGTTGTAAAGCGGCACACCGAATTTGTCCCGGAGATATGCTCCGGCTGTTAACCCCTCCTCCACCGTCACCCCAAATTGTATGGTGGCGCGGGCCCCCGGCATGGCGGCAATTTGATCCACCGGAGTTCCCCCCCCAGGGATTTTTTTAAACGGCCGGGAAAACGGTGCATCCAGCGTGTCGGAGAAATCAGGCAAAAGGGTGTAATCCAGGGCAAACAAATTCATGATGCGTTTAATCTCCCGAATATCCGCCGGGCTGATGTTAGGAATAATGAGGTTAATTTTCTTTGTTGGCGAAGTTTTTATAGCCAGTTTTTCCACAATTTTACGGGTTGTGTAAAAGAATCCGATAAAGTGGCTGTCGCCATAACCGGGAGTGGGCACCGGAACCAGAGGAAAACCGTCAAGATTCTTTTCAATAAGAAACTCGGAGGTAATACGGTCAATGTCTTCTCCGATGGTTTCAGCCAGGCAGGTGGTAAGTACTCCCACCATTTCCGGCCGGTAAAGACGCATCATATTTTCTATACCGGACTTCAGGTTCTCATCTCCGCCAAAAACCGTTCCTTTTTCATTCAGTGATGATGAAGCCACGTCCACCGGTTCATTAAAGTGCTCAGCGATATGGCGCCGCATATAGGTTGCACAGCCCTGGGCGCCGTGCAGCATCACCATGGCATTGGCCACTCCTTTAAAGGCCAGGATACCGCCCATGGGCATACACATTTTACATGGATTTTCACTGGTGTTTTTAGCCATGGTGAGGACCCTCCTTTGCATATTTCCACACCGGTGAACAAAGGGTTGATTCTACCTCACGGGCAAAATTTACGGCCCCTGTATAACCGGACAAGGGATGTTTCCGGTCGTGGTTGTGGTCAATAAAGGCGATTCCCAGCTTGTAGGCCAGCGGCCTCTCTTTTACTCCGCCCACCAACAGATGGGCTCCTTTTTCGGTCATAAACTTTTCCAGCTCAGAAGGATTGGCATCATCCAGGACAACGGTGCCCTCATTTACCAGTTCGCCGATGGTATCATACTCATCTTTTCGTCCTGTTTGGGTTCCAACCATCACCACATCAATGCCGATCTCCCTGAACTGTTTGATCAGTGAGATGGCCTTAAATCCACCGCCTACATAAATGGCGGCTTTTTTCCCGGCAAACAGCTGTTTTGCCGATTCTATAACATGGCCAACCTTTGCTTCTTCCCGGGCGATGAGCCGCTCTGTGTTTTTGTTAAACTCTTTGTTCTCAAAGAATGCGGCTATCTTGCGTAAGGATTCTGCGGTATCCTCCATGCCGAGAAACGAAACATTCATGTAAGGGATCTGGAACCGTTTCTCCATCTGTTCCGCCAGAATGGTCATGGAGCCGGCGCACTGAATGATATTTAATGAGGTAGCAGAAGCTTTTTGCAATGTTTCATAGGAAGAGTCGCCGGTGAAGACCACATTAATTTTAATGCCGATTTCCGCCAGGTAGTTTTTAATCATCCAGGCTTCCCCGGCCAGGTTGAAGTCTCCCAGGTAGTTTATGGTGTACTGTTGTTTTGGCAAAGGATTTGCTGTCTGAGGCAGGCTGAGCCGCAGTAAGACGTCACAGGCAGCCCGGTAACCGGCGGCTTTGTTGCCGATAAACCCACTGGACTGTACCGGGATAACTTCGATCCCGTGACGGGCGGCTGCTGCTTTACAGACCGCATCCAGATCATCGCCTATGACCCCCACAATACATGTGGAGTATACCAATACCAGTTTGGGATTGTGTTTGGCCACCAGTTCGTCAATGGCGGAAGCCAGCTTCTTTTCTCCACCAAAAATAATATCCTCCTCCTGCAGGTCGGTGGAAAAGCTGTTGCGATACAGACTCGAGCCGCTGGTCAGGCTGCCACGGATATCCCAGGTGTAGCTGGCACAGCCGATGGGACCGTGCACTAAATGGACGGCATCGGTAACGGGATTTAAGACAACCCTTGCCCCGCAATAGACACAGGCCCGCTGGCTTACACAGCCGGAAACACTATGGGTATCGCATTTTAGTTGCTTCTTCTGACCGCCTTTTACGGAGATGGAATCCCGGCGTTCTTTAATCTCGTCTTGCTGGGGCCTGAAATCTTCTTTCATACAATCCATCTCCTTTCCCGGTGGTAAGAAGCTGCAGGCCGGGGATCCGGCCCGCCACACTTCTACATTACCAATTCAAAATCTTCATCTTCTGCATCCCGGTCCTGTCTTTCCAGAAGCGTATTGGAAATCATCTCTATCAGGCGCAGGGCACCTTTATATCCCACGATGGGGAGGTATGAATGGACGCTGCGGTCTAAAATGGGAAACCCTACCCGCATCAGGGGAATGTCTTCCGCCCGGGCAATATACTTTCCGTAGGTGTTGCCGATCAAGAGATCAACGGGCTCATTTTTTAACCACTGGTGAAGTAAGAACAAGTCGCCCGCCGCCTTAACATTGCCTTCAACACCGGCGGCCAACAGCATGGCTTTAACCTGGCGCTCAAAAGATTTACCCGGTGTACCTGTCAAAACATGGACCGGTACCATGCCCAGGCTCATAACAAATTCCGTCAGTGCGATAACAATGTCCGGATCACCGAAGATGGCCACTTTTTTCCCGTGGAAGTGGAAATGGGTATCGGTGATGATGTCCACCAGTTGCCCCCGTTCCTCTTCAAGTTCGTAGGGGATTTCTTTAGCAAAAGTACTGCGCAGCGCCATGAGAAATTCATCGGTGGCCTTGATCCCGATAGGGGTTTTAAGAATTTTGGCCGGCACCTTGCACTTTCTGTCCAATAGGACCGCCGCATCGTTGGAAGCAAATTCTCCCAAGGCCAGGGTTATTTTGGAGTTTCCGGTGTCACGCAGCTGCTCTACCGTAGTGCCTCCTTTGGGGAACATGGAAAACTCACCGGTCATGGGACTGTCCACTACCCCGGAGGTATCCGGAAACATTATGAAGGGAACCTCCATCAGGTTCATAATCCGCTTCATTTCCCGCATGTCCCCCGGGTTCACAAAGCCGGGGATCACATTGGCCTGTTCTTTCTTGCTGTCATCTGTGGCTTCCGCCAGATATCCCACCATGGCTTTGGTCATGTTGGAAAAACCGGTAATATGAGAACCTACATAACTGGGTGTGTTGGCATGAATCACCGTTTTGCCGTCCGGAACCTCGGCGTCGGCAATAAAGCTTGGGATATCGTCACCGATGGTCTCGGTAAGACAGGTGGTATGAATGGCCATCACATCCGGGTTGTAAATGGAAAAAACATTGCGCACCGACGCTTTGACATTGGCGCCGCCGCCGAAAACCGAAGCCCCTTCGGTAAATGAACTGGTTGAGGCCATCACAGGATCGCGAAAATGCCGGGTCAGGTGCATACGGTGATAAGAACAACAACCCTGAGAGCCATGGCTGTGGGGCAGACAATTATGAATTCCCAGAGCGGCATACATGGCCCCGATGGGTTGGCAGGTCTTGGCCGGGTTGATGACGCCGCCTTTGCGTTCCTGAATTTCTTTTGGTGTGTGATTTAACATGTATGCTCCCCCTCCTCCACCGTTCCAGACAAAAGCGGCTCATTCTGCCACGGTGGATTGATAAAGTTCCAGGTTGGTGTTGTAAACCCGTCGGCCACGTCTTTAGCAAAACGGATGGCTCCGTTGAAGCCGGCGTAGGGGCCGCTGTAGTCATACGAATGCAGCTGCTTGGAGGGAATTCCCATTTTCTGCACCACGTATTTATCCTTGATGCCCGAAGCAAAGATGTCGGGCTTTAAGATACGAATAAACTCTTCTGTTTCAAAATGGTTTAAATCGTCGACCACAATATGACCGTCTTTCATATCGGGAATCATCCCCGGGTAATTGCTCAAGGGGATTTTATCCTTTAGTTCCTCCATCCGTTCCGGCGGTATTTTCAGACGAAAACGCCGTTCATCCTTTTCCACCTTGATTTCCGGAATGTTGCGGTTATCGGCATCCATCTTAATATCAGGGATGACCTCCCGCCCCTCATAGTCATCCCGATGGGCAAATTCGTAGCCGGCCAGAATTGTTTCAATTCCCAGCTCCTTAAACAGCTTCTGGTAATGATGGCCCCGGGAGCCACCCACAAAACAAAAGGCGGTCTTGTCGTTACAGATCTTTTTATACTGCTCCATCACCGGTTCAACTCTGGCCAGCTCTCTGGCAATGACCTCCTCGGTTTTTTGCGTTAGTGCCGGGTCGTCGAAGTAGAGCGCCATGTCACGCAGGGATTCAACGGTGGACTCAATGCCGATAAAGTTCACCTTTAGCCAGGGGGTGCCATACTTTTTCTCCAGCATCTCTGCAATATAATTAATGGAACGGTGGCACTGGACCAGGTTGAGTTCGGCGGTATGAGCCTCCCTTAATTCCTCATAAGAGCTGTTTCCGGTCATTACCGAAACCAGGGTGTAACCGATCTCTTCCAGGATACGCTCAATTTCCCAGCTGTCACCGCCGATGTTGTATTCCCCCAACATGTTGATGGCATACTTCCCCGGCGCCTCTTCACTGTCGCTGTCACCGATCACATGCTCCATTAGGCCGTTATTGGCTATATGGTGGCCTGCCGATTGGCTCACGCCCCGGTATCCTTCACAGCTAAAAGAGAGAACCGGGATATGGTGCTTTTGTTGTGCCGCTTTGGAGACCGCATTGATATCATCGCCAATCAGGCCCACCGGACATGTGGCTGAGACCGAAATCGCATTGGGTTTTAAGGTTTCCACCACTTCATCGATGAGCTGAGCCAGCTTTTTCTCCCCGCCAAAGACAATATCGCTTTCCTGCATGTCGGTGGTGACACAATACTCGATGAAGTTTTTACCACCTTCATCCGTTCTTGCTTTGTTTCTGCGTGTCAGCCAGGAATAATAGCCGCACCCCACCGGGCCATGCACGATATGAACCATATCTTTCAGCGGTCCCAGAACCACTCCTTTGCAGCCGGCGAAAGCACAACCGCGGTTGGTAATAATGCCGGGAATCGTTCGGGTGTTGGCTTCGATTTCCTGCTTTTGTTGACTTGTATCCCGCACCAGAATGTGCTTTTTGCGGTTACGCTTCACTTTGGCCGGGTACTCATACATTAACGCATCCAGGTCCTGCTCGCGAAAAGCCATGTTACCGCCTCCTTTTTCTAGATTGCTTCTTCGCCACGATCCCCGGTGCGGACCCGGGCAGCATCCGCAACAGGGAGGACAAAGATTTTTCCATCGCCGCTATGCCCTTCCTTATTTACCTCAATGATGGTCTGTACCGCTTTCTGCACATCTTCATCCGGCACCACCAGCAATAGCAGGCGTTTAGGAATTAAGCGGCCTCCTTTGAGCATACTTTCCAAAAGCATTTCACGTTCTTCATGCTTATCCTCAACGTCAGGAATTTTATCCAAATCCCGCAGGGAATGGCCCCGTCCCATGACCTTCATGGCCGTCAGGCCGTTAAAGCCTTTTTCAATTAACGCTTTTTTGGTCTGTGTAACCTTATTCATGCGGATAACCGCCCAAACTTCTTTCATA from Dethiobacter alkaliphilus AHT 1 encodes:
- a CDS encoding helix-turn-helix domain-containing protein, whose protein sequence is MAHSQHTTIPREFKHLTLDQRGMIAAYHESGLSTRQIGAKIGCDHTTVSRELKRGTVLQRNSNLTERYEYFPDAGQRVYRENRSHCVPS
- the nifB gene encoding nitrogenase cofactor biosynthesis protein NifB encodes the protein MKCQSACSAEKELSAETQRHPCYSFAGHKKYARMHIPVAPRCNLACNYCNRRFDCVNESRPGVTSEILTPQAALDKFSLVKKEIPNLSVVGIAGPGDSLADWEKTRKSIELIKARDEDTIICLSTNGLLLPELAPELLALGVKHVTVTVNSIDPKIGALIYRHVRYKDETLTGKEGAELLINNQLTGIKILSAHGVLVKVNIVMIKGVNDNHIQDVVKTVKELGASITNIMPLIPAPGSVFAHHEQTSNKDLEKMRQLCETDLPQMRHCQQCRADAIGLLHEDRSAEFSRSEPYPKKPDVSETYKIAVASKYGKRVDLHFGHATEFHIYRCGPDGFTLLEKRGVEQYCLGVEECGEEEERREIIIQSLADCDAVLTLRIGYHAQKRLLEQGILPVENCDKVNNGLLFTMKELAEKESA
- a CDS encoding 2Fe-2S ferredoxin, producing MIKPTHHIFVCTSSRPNGQQKGFCHSKDAFAIMETLLEEINDRGLGGEVFVTNTGCLGFCEKGPIVIVYPENIWYFSVSPDNVEEIIEEHIEGGNPVERLMSPE
- the nifE gene encoding nitrogenase iron-molybdenum cofactor biosynthesis protein NifE, which encodes MKEDFRPQQDEIKERRDSISVKGGQKKQLKCDTHSVSGCVSQRACVYCGARVVLNPVTDAVHLVHGPIGCASYTWDIRGSLTSGSSLYRNSFSTDLQEEDIIFGGEKKLASAIDELVAKHNPKLVLVYSTCIVGVIGDDLDAVCKAAAARHGIEVIPVQSSGFIGNKAAGYRAACDVLLRLSLPQTANPLPKQQYTINYLGDFNLAGEAWMIKNYLAEIGIKINVVFTGDSSYETLQKASATSLNIIQCAGSMTILAEQMEKRFQIPYMNVSFLGMEDTAESLRKIAAFFENKEFNKNTERLIAREEAKVGHVIESAKQLFAGKKAAIYVGGGFKAISLIKQFREIGIDVVMVGTQTGRKDEYDTIGELVNEGTVVLDDANPSELEKFMTEKGAHLLVGGVKERPLAYKLGIAFIDHNHDRKHPLSGYTGAVNFAREVESTLCSPVWKYAKEGPHHG
- a CDS encoding P-II family nitrogen regulator, yielding MKEVWAVIRMNKVTQTKKALIEKGFNGLTAMKVMGRGHSLRDLDKIPDVEDKHEEREMLLESMLKGGRLIPKRLLLLVVPDEDVQKAVQTIIEVNKEGHSGDGKIFVLPVADAARVRTGDRGEEAI
- the nifK gene encoding nitrogenase molybdenum-iron protein subunit beta, producing the protein MLNHTPKEIQERKGGVINPAKTCQPIGAMYAALGIHNCLPHSHGSQGCCSYHRMHLTRHFRDPVMASTSSFTEGASVFGGGANVKASVRNVFSIYNPDVMAIHTTCLTETIGDDIPSFIADAEVPDGKTVIHANTPSYVGSHITGFSNMTKAMVGYLAEATDDSKKEQANVIPGFVNPGDMREMKRIMNLMEVPFIMFPDTSGVVDSPMTGEFSMFPKGGTTVEQLRDTGNSKITLALGEFASNDAAVLLDRKCKVPAKILKTPIGIKATDEFLMALRSTFAKEIPYELEEERGQLVDIITDTHFHFHGKKVAIFGDPDIVIALTEFVMSLGMVPVHVLTGTPGKSFERQVKAMLLAAGVEGNVKAAGDLFLLHQWLKNEPVDLLIGNTYGKYIARAEDIPLMRVGFPILDRSVHSYLPIVGYKGALRLIEMISNTLLERQDRDAEDEDFELVM
- the nifD gene encoding nitrogenase molybdenum-iron protein alpha chain, which codes for MAFREQDLDALMYEYPAKVKRNRKKHILVRDTSQQKQEIEANTRTIPGIITNRGCAFAGCKGVVLGPLKDMVHIVHGPVGCGYYSWLTRRNKARTDEGGKNFIEYCVTTDMQESDIVFGGEKKLAQLIDEVVETLKPNAISVSATCPVGLIGDDINAVSKAAQQKHHIPVLSFSCEGYRGVSQSAGHHIANNGLMEHVIGDSDSEEAPGKYAINMLGEYNIGGDSWEIERILEEIGYTLVSVMTGNSSYEELREAHTAELNLVQCHRSINYIAEMLEKKYGTPWLKVNFIGIESTVESLRDMALYFDDPALTQKTEEVIARELARVEPVMEQYKKICNDKTAFCFVGGSRGHHYQKLFKELGIETILAGYEFAHRDDYEGREVIPDIKMDADNRNIPEIKVEKDERRFRLKIPPERMEELKDKIPLSNYPGMIPDMKDGHIVVDDLNHFETEEFIRILKPDIFASGIKDKYVVQKMGIPSKQLHSYDYSGPYAGFNGAIRFAKDVADGFTTPTWNFINPPWQNEPLLSGTVEEGEHTC
- a CDS encoding Fe-only nitrogenase accessory AnfO family protein yields the protein MSKEIAVYCDVDGKTTGMDKPGTLYVFRKHLGEWQVIKSMTVNLNKASGMPELRQKMDKIVEYLGDCKLFLAASVVGIPYFSLEKAGCTIWEFTGQPRQFLDLVLEREEEQAKEKAVTEDVALVPQPMGEGRFSLDLIEIQKSNDGITSKQVLRPFIQKGEFYELRVTCHHVPPWLEAEVELGRLNINVEQTKSAVVAVIRKNTCT
- a CDS encoding nitrogenase component 1; this encodes MAKNTSENPCKMCMPMGGILAFKGVANAMVMLHGAQGCATYMRRHIAEHFNEPVDVASSSLNEKGTVFGGDENLKSGIENMMRLYRPEMVGVLTTCLAETIGEDIDRITSEFLIEKNLDGFPLVPVPTPGYGDSHFIGFFYTTRKIVEKLAIKTSPTKKINLIIPNISPADIREIKRIMNLFALDYTLLPDFSDTLDAPFSRPFKKIPGGGTPVDQIAAMPGARATIQFGVTVEEGLTAGAYLRDKFGVPLYNVPTPVGIECTDQFLQLLSEISDVPVPQQLQQERGRLVDAMVDAHKITYQGRAAVFGEPENVYVLARACHEMGTTPVVVATGSKANKLKELLQLYLPADTDTAILTGADFSTIQEFALEKEANIALGNSDGKVLTEKSSIPLIRVGFPVHDRKGGQRILTVGYAGALNLLDLVTNTLLEQKLSRYRQSMYDSFYRQNT